The following are from one region of the Chloroflexia bacterium SDU3-3 genome:
- a CDS encoding DUF4157 domain-containing protein, with protein MGEFSKRSRMRAPRVVSSISPSVAPDRPFSAAPIQRRSAALATHSFGKVALHGRSSRPVQRRSGGGSQPQAASQPSAEGTATTLPKHVKSGVEQLSGVPMDDVRVHLNSSAPADVGALAYTQGADIHVAPGQEQHIAHEAWHVVQQKQGRVRASTQFKGVEINDDAGLEAEADAMGAQAMRLGSSAEEAPAMRQGEHEVEGAENAQGAEETIASGPVQRRADPKAGPINRQSVEGALSMANVEGKKPEEQVKALLQAHDDTFVYGKDPKNDEEMERMGSSNYLLERKLNWQQELLKMMESLPAEEAAPAIESEDEAQALAAQAAQSESAEAQGDDKELAAMRYMQMASQLFEAGKLTQEKAMDVMSFAISDLVSGEEYTIPESLESFLDAVKTLAPWKDLDLNLTDPKASLDTWLELVDHNTEKVMYEQSRKTLVDMLKAQDSDYKVFKTMVSLGKKLYRGAQES; from the coding sequence ATGGGTGAGTTTTCAAAGCGCAGTCGCATGCGGGCACCGCGGGTGGTGTCCTCGATATCCCCCTCGGTCGCGCCCGACCGCCCTTTTAGCGCTGCTCCCATCCAGCGGCGCTCCGCCGCGCTGGCGACCCACAGCTTTGGCAAGGTCGCGCTCCATGGCCGCTCGTCGCGGCCGGTGCAGCGCCGCTCGGGTGGCGGCTCGCAGCCCCAGGCCGCCTCGCAGCCCAGCGCCGAGGGCACGGCCACCACGCTTCCCAAACATGTGAAATCCGGGGTTGAGCAGCTCTCGGGCGTGCCGATGGATGATGTGCGTGTCCACCTCAACTCCTCGGCCCCTGCAGATGTGGGCGCGCTGGCCTACACCCAGGGTGCCGATATCCACGTGGCCCCTGGCCAAGAGCAGCACATCGCCCACGAGGCCTGGCACGTGGTGCAGCAGAAGCAGGGCCGCGTGCGCGCCTCCACCCAGTTCAAGGGCGTCGAGATCAACGACGACGCCGGGCTGGAGGCCGAGGCCGACGCGATGGGCGCGCAGGCCATGCGCCTCGGCAGCAGCGCCGAGGAAGCCCCAGCCATGCGCCAGGGCGAGCATGAGGTTGAGGGGGCCGAGAACGCTCAAGGTGCCGAGGAGACTATCGCCAGCGGCCCGGTGCAGCGCCGCGCCGACCCCAAGGCAGGCCCGATCAACCGCCAGTCGGTCGAGGGCGCGCTCTCCATGGCCAACGTCGAGGGCAAGAAGCCAGAAGAGCAGGTGAAGGCGCTGCTTCAGGCCCACGACGACACCTTCGTCTACGGCAAAGACCCCAAGAACGACGAAGAGATGGAGCGCATGGGTAGCTCGAACTACCTGCTGGAGCGCAAGCTCAACTGGCAGCAGGAGCTGCTGAAGATGATGGAGAGCCTGCCCGCCGAAGAGGCCGCCCCCGCGATCGAGAGCGAGGATGAGGCCCAGGCACTGGCTGCCCAGGCAGCCCAGTCCGAGTCGGCAGAGGCCCAGGGCGATGACAAAGAGCTGGCCGCCATGCGCTATATGCAGATGGCCTCGCAGCTCTTCGAGGCGGGCAAGCTCACCCAGGAGAAGGCGATGGACGTGATGTCGTTCGCTATCTCCGATCTGGTCAGCGGCGAGGAGTACACCATCCCCGAGTCGCTCGAGTCGTTCCTTGACGCGGTAAAGACGCTTGCGCCATGGAAAGATCTCGACCTGAACCTCACCGACCCCAAGGCCTCGCTCGACACCTGGCTTGAGCTGGTGGATCACAACACCGAGAAGGTGATGTACGAGCAGAGCCGCAAGACCCTGGTCGATATGCTCAAGGCCCAGGATTCGGACTACAAGGTCTTCAAGACCATGGTGAGCCTCGGCAAGAAGCTCTACCGCGGCGCGCAGGAGAGCTAG
- a CDS encoding LLM class flavin-dependent oxidoreductase: MIPLSILDLTPVSAGSTGPQALQNTLDLARRADALGYTRYWLAEHHNIVSVASTAPEVLIGQVARETTRIRVGSGGIMLPNHAPLHVAETFRTLEALFPGRIDLGLGRAPGTDQLTAYALRRSREALGADDFPAQLAELQAFGAASFPDDHPFHTIMAGPPDVALPPIWVLGSSGFGAQLAAEQGLGFAFAHHINPHAAVAAARTYRQNFRPSPWLAKPQVIVAVAAVVAETDELAREISASLDLVYLRLRGGRPGRIPSPAEARAYPYTPAEREVVQSMRAPQPVGSPATVRERLLEIAEQTQADELMVNTTLYDHAARVRSYELLAEAWAR, encoded by the coding sequence ATGATCCCACTTTCTATCCTCGACCTCACGCCAGTGAGCGCGGGCAGCACTGGCCCGCAGGCGCTGCAGAACACGCTCGATCTGGCCCGCCGCGCCGATGCGCTGGGCTACACCCGCTACTGGCTGGCCGAGCACCACAACATCGTGAGCGTGGCCAGCACCGCGCCCGAGGTGCTGATCGGCCAGGTGGCCCGCGAGACCACGCGCATCCGCGTTGGCTCCGGCGGGATCATGCTGCCCAACCACGCCCCGCTGCACGTGGCCGAGACCTTCCGCACGCTGGAGGCGCTGTTTCCTGGCCGGATCGACCTGGGCCTGGGCCGCGCCCCCGGCACCGACCAGCTGACTGCCTACGCCCTGCGCCGCTCGCGCGAGGCCCTGGGTGCCGACGACTTCCCCGCGCAGCTGGCCGAGCTGCAGGCCTTCGGTGCGGCATCCTTCCCCGACGACCACCCCTTCCACACGATCATGGCTGGGCCGCCCGATGTGGCGCTGCCGCCGATCTGGGTGCTTGGCTCCAGCGGCTTTGGCGCGCAGCTGGCCGCCGAGCAGGGCCTGGGCTTCGCCTTCGCGCACCACATCAACCCGCACGCCGCTGTGGCCGCCGCCCGCACCTATCGGCAGAACTTCCGCCCCTCGCCATGGCTGGCCAAGCCCCAGGTGATTGTGGCCGTGGCCGCCGTGGTCGCCGAGACCGACGAGCTGGCCCGCGAGATCTCGGCCTCGCTCGACCTGGTGTACCTGCGGCTGCGCGGCGGTCGCCCTGGCCGCATCCCGAGCCCCGCCGAGGCCCGCGCCTACCCCTACACCCCCGCCGAGCGCGAGGTTGTCCAGTCCATGCGCGCGCCGCAGCCGGTGGGCAGCCCGGCCACCGTGCGCGAGCGCCTGCTAGAGATCGCCGAGCAGACCCAGGCTGATGAGCTGATGGTCAACACCACGCTCTACGACCACGCCGCCCGCGTGCGCTCGTACGAGCTGCTGGCCGAGGCCTGGGCGCGCTAG
- a CDS encoding LLM class flavin-dependent oxidoreductase: MTTSASEEREIRDRIGISIGNPSAPALLDTIREAEAAGVAQVWMTQNPRIIDALTFYAAAISQTSRIRLGTSIVPTYPRHPLVMAQQAATVDALGPGRLRLGIGPSHKPIIEPIYGIPMSEPLTHLDEYVTIVRAALHDGAVDFSGKYLTAKLSSAPTAHVPVLVSALGEQAFRHAGQHADGAISWNCPIPYLRDVALPALHNGAAQAGRPRPTLVAHFWISLSTDRDAVRAAMRKGLEYYPTLPFYAKMFAAAGYPVPQGGGVSDELADALVIAGTEEQIREQIRELLDQGIDELLLTSAAVGDAAQEQSRLFQLIGSIA; the protein is encoded by the coding sequence ATGACCACATCAGCATCGGAAGAGCGAGAAATACGTGATCGGATCGGCATTTCTATCGGCAACCCCAGCGCCCCGGCACTGCTCGACACCATCCGCGAGGCCGAGGCGGCAGGCGTGGCCCAGGTGTGGATGACCCAGAACCCCAGGATTATTGACGCGCTGACGTTCTACGCCGCCGCGATCAGCCAGACATCGCGCATCCGGCTGGGCACATCTATCGTGCCGACCTACCCGCGCCACCCGCTGGTAATGGCCCAGCAGGCCGCCACCGTCGATGCGCTGGGGCCGGGGCGGCTGCGGCTGGGCATCGGTCCAAGCCACAAGCCGATCATCGAACCGATCTACGGCATCCCAATGAGCGAGCCGCTAACCCATCTCGACGAGTATGTGACGATCGTGCGGGCGGCGCTGCACGATGGTGCGGTTGACTTCAGCGGCAAGTACCTAACAGCCAAACTGTCCAGCGCCCCCACCGCTCATGTACCCGTGCTGGTCTCGGCGCTGGGCGAGCAGGCGTTCCGCCACGCGGGCCAGCACGCCGATGGCGCTATCTCGTGGAACTGCCCGATCCCCTACCTACGCGATGTGGCGCTGCCCGCCCTGCACAATGGTGCCGCGCAGGCAGGCCGCCCCCGACCCACGCTGGTGGCCCACTTCTGGATCTCGCTCAGCACCGATCGGGATGCGGTGCGTGCCGCCATGCGCAAAGGCCTGGAATACTACCCCACGCTGCCATTCTACGCCAAGATGTTCGCCGCCGCAGGCTACCCGGTGCCGCAGGGCGGCGGCGTAAGCGACGAGCTGGCCGACGCCCTGGTGATCGCGGGGACCGAGGAGCAGATCCGCGAGCAGATCCGCGAACTGCTGGACCAGGGCATCGACGAGCTGCTCCTCACCAGCGCGGCGGTGGGCGATGCGGCGCAGGAGCAGTCGCGGCTCTTCCAGCTCATCGGAAGCATCGCCTAA
- a CDS encoding glutathione S-transferase family protein produces the protein MTTSAQFPAETSDSGAFVRQAYRIRDRITADGSSGFPAEPGRYHLYVSLACPWAHRSIIVRGLLGLQDVISMSVVDPIRDERGWAFREGPGHGPDPVNGFLFLSEAYLRTDPSFTGRYTVPCLWDRITQRLVTNNYPDITIDMETQFTRYHRAGAPDLYPEALREEIDAVSDLIYHDVNNGVYKAGFATSQEAYEQAVDALFARLDWLEQRLAGQRYLVGGQLTEADIRLFTTLVRFDAVYHGHFKCNIRRLVDYPSLWGYARDLYQRPGFGETVNFDHIKRHYYMTHDQINPTRIVPKGPAVDWDAPHGREALS, from the coding sequence ATGACCACTTCGGCCCAGTTCCCCGCCGAGACCAGCGACAGCGGAGCCTTCGTGCGCCAGGCCTACCGCATCCGCGACCGCATCACCGCCGACGGCTCGTCGGGATTCCCAGCCGAGCCGGGGCGCTACCACCTCTATGTCTCGCTGGCCTGCCCGTGGGCGCATCGCTCGATCATCGTACGCGGCCTGCTGGGGCTGCAGGATGTGATCAGCATGTCGGTGGTTGACCCCATCCGCGACGAGCGCGGCTGGGCCTTCCGCGAGGGGCCGGGCCACGGCCCCGACCCCGTAAACGGCTTCTTGTTCCTCTCCGAGGCCTACCTGCGCACCGACCCTAGCTTCACCGGGCGCTATACCGTACCCTGCCTCTGGGACCGCATCACCCAGCGCCTGGTGACGAACAACTACCCCGACATCACCATCGACATGGAGACCCAGTTCACGCGCTACCACCGCGCTGGTGCGCCCGACCTCTACCCCGAGGCGCTACGCGAGGAGATCGACGCGGTGAGCGACCTGATCTACCACGATGTGAACAACGGCGTGTACAAGGCCGGGTTTGCCACCAGCCAGGAGGCCTACGAGCAGGCGGTCGATGCGCTGTTCGCGCGGCTCGACTGGCTAGAGCAGCGGCTGGCAGGCCAGCGCTACCTGGTGGGCGGACAGCTGACCGAGGCCGACATCCGGCTGTTCACCACGCTGGTGCGCTTCGACGCGGTCTACCACGGCCACTTCAAGTGCAACATCCGGCGTCTGGTCGACTACCCCAGCCTCTGGGGCTACGCCCGCGACCTCTACCAGCGGCCAGGGTTTGGCGAGACGGTCAACTTCGACCATATCAAGCGCCACTACTACATGACCCACGATCAGATCAACCCAACGAGGATCGTACCGAAAGGCCCCGCCGTGGACTGGGATGCGCCGCATGGTCGCGAGGCGCTCTCGTGA
- a CDS encoding GNAT family N-acetyltransferase — MQHPASGRLPQPLGLRPRPLPAARVWRDGQLRPYQAPLLHDPRSDQPNEDRTERPRRGLGCAAWSRGALVIGETLIRDARPDERAIIRELTLRAYAEHAAAMQPSAWEGLHEAIRSALGSEEPAERIVAEHGGTVVASVLLFSPEANAYGGAAGGQGAPEIRMLAVAPEARGQGLGEALVHECIRRARRAGASEIGLHTSHSLRAAIRLYERLGFVRAPQYDFQPAGAELVMGYRLKI, encoded by the coding sequence GTGCAACATCCGGCGTCTGGTCGACTACCCCAGCCTCTGGGGCTACGCCCGCGACCTCTACCAGCGGCCAGGGTTTGGCGAGACGGTCAACTTCGACCATATCAAGCGCCACTACTACATGACCCACGATCAGATCAACCCAACGAGGATCGTACCGAAAGGCCCCGCCGTGGACTGGGATGCGCCGCATGGTCGCGAGGCGCTCTCGTGATCGGCGAAACCCTGATCCGCGACGCCCGCCCCGACGAGCGGGCGATCATCCGCGAGCTGACGCTGCGGGCCTACGCCGAGCACGCGGCGGCGATGCAGCCGAGCGCGTGGGAAGGGCTGCACGAGGCCATCCGCAGCGCGCTGGGGTCGGAAGAGCCTGCCGAGCGGATCGTGGCCGAGCACGGCGGGACGGTGGTGGCCAGCGTGCTGCTGTTCTCGCCCGAGGCCAACGCCTACGGCGGCGCGGCGGGCGGCCAGGGCGCGCCCGAGATCCGCATGCTGGCCGTCGCGCCCGAGGCGCGCGGGCAGGGCCTGGGCGAGGCCCTGGTGCACGAGTGCATCCGGCGGGCGCGGCGGGCCGGGGCCAGCGAGATCGGCCTGCACACCTCGCACAGCCTGCGGGCGGCCATCCGCCTCTACGAGCGGCTAGGCTTCGTGCGCGCGCCGCAGTACGACTTCCAGCCCGCTGGGGCCGAGCTGGTGATGGGCTACCGGCTCAAGATCTAG
- a CDS encoding DUF1304 domain-containing protein: MLTILAQVFAGLVALEHCYILYLEMFAWTQPRTMRSFGLTPEQAAQTKAMAANQGLYNGFLAAGLVWGLLHPDPAVGAQIRLFFLGCVLVAAVYGSLTAKRSILWVQGGPAAVALLLALLA; this comes from the coding sequence ATGCTCACCATTCTGGCTCAGGTGTTTGCGGGGCTGGTTGCCCTGGAGCACTGCTACATTTTGTACCTTGAGATGTTCGCGTGGACCCAGCCCCGCACCATGCGCTCGTTTGGCCTCACGCCTGAGCAGGCTGCCCAGACAAAGGCTATGGCGGCCAACCAGGGCCTGTACAACGGCTTTCTGGCGGCGGGGCTGGTGTGGGGGCTGCTGCACCCCGATCCGGCGGTTGGCGCGCAGATCCGGCTGTTTTTCCTGGGCTGTGTGCTGGTGGCGGCGGTCTATGGCAGCCTGACGGCCAAGCGCTCGATCCTGTGGGTGCAGGGCGGCCCTGCGGCGGTGGCGCTGCTGCTGGCGCTGCTGGCCTAG
- a CDS encoding thioredoxin, whose protein sequence is MSRVPQVSDAEFEQVVLRAELPVVVDFTAPWCPPCRRIAPLLDQLAEAYQGRLLIVQVDVDLDQRYASQLGIRGAPTLVMFWGGAEVERLVGAQPLATYQQRFAALVDRRAATPLV, encoded by the coding sequence ATGTCCCGTGTACCGCAGGTGTCCGATGCCGAGTTCGAGCAGGTGGTGCTGCGCGCCGAGCTGCCGGTGGTGGTGGATTTTACCGCGCCCTGGTGCCCGCCCTGCCGCAGGATCGCCCCGCTGCTCGATCAGCTGGCCGAGGCCTACCAGGGCCGCCTGCTGATCGTGCAGGTGGATGTCGACCTTGACCAGCGCTATGCCAGCCAGCTTGGCATCCGCGGTGCGCCTACGCTGGTCATGTTCTGGGGCGGTGCCGAGGTGGAGCGGCTGGTGGGCGCGCAGCCGCTGGCCACCTATCAGCAGCGCTTTGCGGCGCTGGTCGATCGGCGCGCCGCTACTCCCCTGGTGTGA
- a CDS encoding MerR family transcriptional regulator has translation MEELSIGAVARRARVQASTIRYYEQIGLLPAPERVGGQRRYGADVLDRLAFIRTAQRIGFSLGEVQQLLDHQRGGVALPALWRTLAQQKLGEIDRVIQHAQQIRQQLSQGLGCACDDLGSCMQCVCAECGAGGGC, from the coding sequence ATGGAAGAGCTCAGCATCGGCGCGGTGGCGCGCCGGGCGCGGGTGCAGGCATCGACCATCCGCTACTACGAGCAGATCGGCCTGCTGCCCGCGCCAGAGCGGGTGGGCGGGCAGCGGCGCTATGGCGCGGATGTGCTGGATCGGCTGGCCTTCATCCGCACCGCGCAGCGGATCGGCTTCTCGCTTGGCGAGGTCCAGCAGCTGCTGGATCACCAGCGCGGCGGCGTGGCCCTGCCCGCGCTCTGGCGCACGCTCGCCCAGCAGAAGCTGGGCGAGATCGACCGGGTCATCCAGCATGCCCAGCAGATCCGCCAGCAGCTGAGCCAGGGCCTGGGCTGCGCCTGCGATGACCTCGGGTCGTGCATGCAGTGCGTGTGCGCCGAGTGCGGCGCAGGCGGGGGCTGCTAG
- the menD gene encoding 2-succinyl-5-enolpyruvyl-6-hydroxy-3-cyclohexene-1-carboxylic-acid synthase — translation MTAIHSTQQVAYATVGGFVDELVRSGVRHFCICPGSRSTPLALMVAHHPGARIWMHTDERSASFFGLGMAKLLREPVALVCTSGTAAANFLPAVVEAFYARVPLVVLTADRPHELRDWGAPQTIDQLRLYGGHVKWFVDLAEPDASADIQRYTRLVAGRAAALARQGPAGPVHINCPYREPLVPHPGPGPTPWDVAPAGLAAVQVASGLRAPDNALLESLTEALTQSQRGLIVCGPQDDPALPAAVARLAEALGFPILADPLSGLRCGPHSRRMVIQSYDAFLRLPEVAEPLVPDLVLRFGAMPVSKPLMQHMQRAGGAPNIVVDGGAGWSDPSQLATAMIAVDGATLCERLAAALGAGRDTMVWAKRWQHVERQTLATIQQQMDGFDDLFEGKVFRELGEALPDGAVVFAGNSMPIRDMDTFFPASGRDIRLMANRGANGIDGVVSSALGASAAGASPLVLVIGDLSLYHDSNGLLAAKLHQLNATIVLLNNDGGGIFSFLSQASEAPEHFEQLFGTPHGLDFRHMAALYGARFHSVADWGEFRQRLAESTGGSGLSIIELRTDRERNVAMHREIWRAISAELARG, via the coding sequence ATGACAGCGATACATTCAACTCAGCAGGTAGCCTACGCCACCGTCGGTGGCTTTGTCGATGAGCTTGTGCGCTCGGGCGTGCGGCATTTCTGCATCTGCCCCGGCTCGCGCTCGACGCCGCTGGCGCTGATGGTGGCCCACCACCCCGGCGCGCGGATCTGGATGCACACCGACGAGCGCTCGGCCTCGTTCTTTGGCCTAGGGATGGCCAAGCTGCTGCGCGAGCCGGTGGCGCTGGTGTGCACATCCGGCACGGCTGCCGCGAACTTCCTGCCCGCCGTGGTCGAGGCCTTCTACGCCCGCGTGCCGCTGGTGGTGCTGACCGCCGACCGCCCCCACGAGCTGCGCGACTGGGGCGCGCCACAGACGATCGACCAGCTGCGGCTCTACGGCGGCCACGTGAAGTGGTTCGTCGACCTGGCCGAGCCGGACGCCTCGGCGGACATCCAGCGCTACACACGGCTGGTGGCGGGCCGCGCGGCGGCGCTGGCGCGGCAGGGGCCAGCCGGGCCGGTGCATATCAACTGCCCCTACCGCGAGCCGCTGGTGCCGCACCCCGGCCCTGGCCCCACGCCCTGGGATGTCGCACCCGCTGGGCTGGCCGCCGTGCAGGTGGCCTCGGGACTGCGCGCTCCCGACAACGCGCTGCTCGAAAGCCTAACCGAGGCGCTAACCCAGTCCCAGCGCGGCCTCATCGTCTGTGGGCCGCAGGACGACCCGGCGCTGCCCGCCGCTGTGGCGCGGCTGGCCGAGGCCCTGGGCTTCCCCATCCTGGCCGACCCGCTGTCGGGGCTGCGCTGCGGGCCGCACAGCCGCCGCATGGTCATCCAGAGCTACGACGCCTTCCTGCGCCTGCCCGAGGTGGCTGAGCCGCTCGTGCCCGACCTGGTGCTGCGCTTCGGGGCCATGCCGGTCTCCAAACCGCTGATGCAGCACATGCAGCGCGCGGGTGGTGCGCCAAACATTGTGGTGGATGGCGGCGCGGGCTGGAGCGACCCAAGCCAGCTGGCCACGGCCATGATCGCGGTCGATGGGGCCACGCTCTGCGAGCGGCTGGCCGCCGCCCTGGGCGCTGGGCGCGACACCATGGTGTGGGCCAAGCGCTGGCAGCATGTCGAGCGCCAGACTCTGGCGACCATCCAGCAGCAGATGGATGGATTTGACGACCTGTTCGAGGGCAAGGTCTTCCGCGAGCTTGGCGAGGCCCTGCCCGATGGCGCGGTGGTGTTCGCGGGAAACAGCATGCCCATCCGCGACATGGACACCTTCTTCCCTGCATCGGGGCGTGACATCCGGCTGATGGCCAACCGTGGCGCAAACGGCATCGACGGCGTGGTCTCCAGCGCGCTGGGCGCCAGCGCCGCTGGGGCCAGCCCGCTGGTGCTGGTGATCGGCGACCTCTCGCTCTACCACGACTCGAACGGCCTGCTGGCCGCCAAGCTGCACCAGCTGAACGCCACAATCGTGCTGCTGAACAACGACGGCGGCGGCATCTTCTCGTTCCTCTCGCAGGCCAGCGAGGCCCCCGAGCACTTCGAGCAGCTGTTTGGCACGCCGCACGGCCTCGACTTCCGGCATATGGCCGCGCTATATGGCGCGCGCTTCCACAGCGTGGCCGACTGGGGCGAGTTCCGCCAGCGGCTGGCCGAAAGCACCGGCGGAAGCGGCCTTTCGATCATCGAGCTGCGCACCGACCGCGAGCGCAACGTGGCCATGCACCGCGAGATCTGGCGCGCTATCTCCGCCGAGCTGGCCCGGGGGTAG
- the menH gene encoding 2-succinyl-6-hydroxy-2,4-cyclohexadiene-1-carboxylate synthase produces MRLTINGIGYHIRSWGHGPALLALHGFTGSGASWGALAQQLGQSRRVIAPDLIGHGATDAPADPGRYAMPACVADMLALADALGLEQFDLLGYSMGGRVVLQLAAAAPQRVRRMALESASPGLASQAERQARRTADDALAERIEREGLAWFAGYWQAIPLFASQAALPAETLAWLREQRLAGNPHGLAGSLRGMGTGQQTSLWDALGGLPTPTLLLAGALDAKFAAIGQQMADRMPQAQLIIIPDAGHTIHLEQPSLFAQTVAAFLDEQ; encoded by the coding sequence ATGCGCCTCACGATCAATGGTATCGGCTACCACATCCGCAGCTGGGGCCATGGGCCTGCGCTGCTGGCGCTGCACGGCTTCACTGGCAGCGGTGCGAGCTGGGGCGCACTGGCCCAGCAGCTTGGCCAATCCCGCCGCGTGATCGCCCCCGACCTGATCGGCCACGGCGCGACAGATGCGCCAGCCGACCCTGGCCGCTACGCCATGCCCGCCTGTGTGGCCGACATGCTGGCCCTGGCCGACGCGCTGGGGCTAGAACAGTTCGACCTGCTGGGCTACTCCATGGGCGGCAGGGTGGTGCTGCAGCTTGCGGCGGCGGCCCCCCAGCGCGTGCGGCGCATGGCGCTGGAGAGCGCCTCGCCGGGGCTGGCCAGCCAGGCCGAGCGCCAGGCCCGCCGCACCGCCGACGATGCGCTGGCCGAGCGGATCGAGCGCGAGGGGCTGGCATGGTTCGCAGGCTACTGGCAGGCCATCCCGCTGTTCGCTAGCCAGGCCGCGCTGCCCGCCGAGACCCTGGCGTGGCTGCGCGAGCAGCGGCTGGCGGGCAACCCACACGGGCTGGCGGGCAGTCTGCGCGGCATGGGCACCGGCCAGCAGACATCGCTCTGGGATGCGCTGGGCGGGCTTCCCACGCCCACGCTGCTGCTGGCGGGCGCGCTGGATGCCAAGTTTGCCGCCATCGGCCAGCAGATGGCCGACCGCATGCCCCAGGCGCAGCTTATCATCATCCCCGACGCTGGACATACCATCCATCTTGAGCAGCCCAGCCTATTTGCGCAGACGGTAGCAGCATTTCTTGACGAACAATGA
- the menB gene encoding 1,4-dihydroxy-2-naphthoyl-CoA synthase, which produces MPIEWTKVRDYTDIIYEHDAAGEGIAKITINRPEKRNAFRPETVNELIEAFTHARDDENIGVILFTGAGEKAFCSGGDQSVRGKGGYVGKDEVPRLNVLDLQRLIRVIPKPVIAMVAGYAIGGGHVLHVVCDLTIAADNAIFGQTGPKVGSFDAGYGSGLLARNIGHKKAREIWYLCRQYNAQQALDMGLVNTVVPLDQLEDEAVQWSREILEKSPLAIRFLKAAINADTDGWAGLQQFAGDATLLYYLSEEAQEGRDAFLQKRKPNFRRFRRFP; this is translated from the coding sequence ATGCCTATCGAGTGGACGAAGGTACGCGACTACACCGACATCATCTACGAGCACGACGCGGCGGGCGAGGGCATCGCCAAGATCACGATCAATCGCCCCGAGAAGCGCAACGCCTTCCGCCCCGAGACCGTGAATGAGCTGATCGAGGCGTTTACCCACGCCCGCGACGACGAAAACATCGGCGTGATCCTGTTCACCGGCGCAGGCGAGAAGGCCTTCTGCTCGGGCGGCGACCAGAGCGTGCGCGGTAAGGGCGGCTACGTGGGCAAGGACGAGGTGCCCCGCCTCAACGTGCTAGACCTTCAGCGGCTCATCCGCGTCATCCCCAAGCCGGTGATCGCCATGGTGGCGGGCTACGCCATCGGCGGCGGCCATGTGCTGCATGTGGTGTGCGACCTCACCATCGCCGCCGACAACGCGATCTTCGGCCAGACCGGCCCGAAGGTCGGCAGCTTCGACGCGGGCTACGGCTCGGGCCTGCTGGCGCGCAATATCGGCCACAAGAAGGCCCGCGAGATCTGGTACCTGTGCCGCCAGTACAACGCCCAGCAGGCGCTGGACATGGGCCTGGTGAACACCGTGGTGCCGCTCGACCAGCTTGAGGACGAGGCCGTGCAGTGGTCGCGCGAGATCCTGGAGAAGAGCCCGCTGGCCATCCGCTTCCTCAAGGCCGCGATCAACGCCGACACCGACGGCTGGGCTGGCCTGCAGCAGTTCGCGGGCGACGCCACGCTGCTCTACTACCTCTCCGAGGAGGCCCAGGAAGGCCGCGACGCCTTCCTGCAAAAGCGCAAGCCGAACTTCCGCCGCTTCCGCCGCTTCCCCTAG